A DNA window from Anaerobaca lacustris contains the following coding sequences:
- the ispH gene encoding 4-hydroxy-3-methylbut-2-enyl diphosphate reductase → MKVLVAAKCGFCPGVRNAISMAEETLQRSGAGQSVYCLGPIIHNKDEVERLRTSGLHTVDSVDEMDSGTVLIRSHGVAPSELNRLKEQGFHIVDATCVLVKRLQQIVKQLEAEGYEVVIIGEENHPEVQGVVGCVGDVVVVAGEDDLGKLPRNGRLGIVCQTTQSPEHLGAMLDAIARRSFSELKVINTLCKEAIKRQESAIELCQQVDVMFVLGGLHSANTRRLADLCKKHNKATFHLQNWEELDKKTLFGKTVAGVTAGASTPNWVIEEFVEHLERFGQER, encoded by the coding sequence ATGAAGGTATTGGTGGCGGCCAAATGCGGGTTCTGCCCGGGGGTGCGCAACGCGATCAGCATGGCGGAAGAGACGCTCCAGCGGTCCGGAGCGGGCCAGTCGGTGTATTGCCTCGGTCCGATAATTCACAACAAGGATGAGGTGGAACGCCTGCGGACATCCGGGCTGCATACGGTGGACTCCGTCGACGAGATGGATTCGGGGACCGTCCTGATCCGCTCTCATGGGGTCGCCCCGAGCGAGTTGAACCGGCTCAAGGAACAGGGGTTTCACATCGTCGATGCCACCTGCGTCCTGGTCAAACGCCTTCAGCAGATCGTCAAGCAGCTCGAAGCCGAGGGCTACGAGGTCGTGATTATCGGCGAGGAGAACCACCCGGAGGTCCAGGGCGTCGTCGGGTGCGTGGGCGACGTGGTCGTCGTGGCCGGCGAGGACGATCTGGGCAAACTGCCCAGGAACGGCCGGCTGGGCATCGTCTGTCAGACCACCCAGAGCCCCGAGCATCTGGGCGCCATGCTGGACGCCATCGCCCGACGCAGCTTCAGCGAGTTGAAGGTCATCAACACCCTCTGCAAGGAGGCGATCAAGCGGCAGGAATCGGCCATCGAACTCTGCCAGCAGGTCGATGTCATGTTCGTCCTGGGCGGGTTGCACAGCGCCAACACCCGCCGGCTGGCCGATCTGTGCAAAAAACACAACAAAGCCACCTTTCACTTGCAAAACTGGGAAGAACTTGATAAAAAAACACTTTTTGGCAAGACGGTTGCCGGTGTGACGGCAGGGGCCTCCA
- a CDS encoding NYN domain-containing protein: protein MVIIDGTNLLWAIHEARDEPEVTNEIQLCRTLERYFAMASEEGEIVFDGAGPPDKSEFDSVGRLSVVFSGFHSDADTVIEEKVAASTSPRRLTVVSNDRRLRQAAAAGKAATIKSDQFWSQVLGELRRNKPTVKEPEEKRDGLTDGETEQWLDLFGLDE, encoded by the coding sequence ATGGTGATTATCGATGGAACGAATCTGCTGTGGGCGATCCACGAGGCCCGCGACGAGCCTGAGGTGACGAACGAAATCCAACTGTGCCGGACGCTGGAGCGGTATTTCGCAATGGCGTCCGAAGAAGGCGAGATCGTCTTCGACGGGGCCGGCCCGCCGGACAAGAGCGAATTCGACAGCGTCGGCCGGCTGAGCGTGGTGTTCTCCGGATTCCACAGCGACGCCGACACGGTGATCGAAGAGAAGGTTGCCGCCAGCACGTCGCCCCGGCGGCTGACAGTGGTCAGCAACGATCGTCGGCTGCGCCAGGCGGCCGCGGCCGGGAAGGCAGCCACCATCAAATCGGATCAGTTCTGGAGCCAGGTGCTCGGCGAGCTGCGTCGCAACAAACCGACCGTCAAGGAGCCGGAGGAGAAACGGGACGGCCTGACCGACGGCGAGACGGAACAGTGGCTCGACCTGTTCGGGCTCGATGAGTAG
- a CDS encoding Gfo/Idh/MocA family protein, whose protein sequence is MENQRKHERLSRRDFVKGAAAGAFSVAALSGLSPRAYAAGSDKVRLGLIGCGGRGMHDTLRCLISAPNVELVALGDIFKERVDSARRRFTSRPVDDEGKPTADNVADKVKLTEETCFAGWDAHTKVLATDVDMVILTTPPQFRPMMLKEAIEAGKHVFMEKPVAVDPVGVRSVIASSELADQKGLTIVAGTQMRRISHLVEAMKRIRDGALGTIQSGQCFRLGGAMRGWGPQQRDPSWSEMEWQLRRWLFMTWLSGDFIVEMHVHDLDLINWALDGSPVQCVALGGRQQRVEPEYGDSYDHFAVEYDYANGVSVSYKGAQQDGIANPHYGHIVGTKGSARLDFGRAVFEGDYTAEIAWDRHDPCLTQHADQIAAIREGKRLNEGRQIAESTLTAIMGRMSAYTGRAMTWKWAMNGSKLDLTPPAYEFGDLPTPEVAIPGKTRLI, encoded by the coding sequence ATGGAGAATCAGAGGAAACACGAGCGATTGTCGAGGCGGGATTTTGTGAAGGGCGCTGCGGCCGGAGCGTTTTCCGTGGCGGCCCTGTCGGGGTTGAGCCCACGGGCGTATGCCGCTGGCAGCGACAAGGTGCGTCTCGGCCTGATCGGCTGCGGCGGACGGGGCATGCACGACACCTTGCGATGTCTGATCTCAGCCCCGAACGTCGAGCTGGTGGCCTTGGGCGATATATTCAAGGAAAGAGTGGACTCCGCTCGCAGGCGGTTCACCAGCCGGCCGGTCGACGACGAGGGCAAGCCGACCGCCGACAACGTGGCCGACAAGGTGAAGCTGACCGAAGAGACCTGCTTCGCCGGGTGGGACGCCCACACGAAGGTGCTGGCGACGGATGTGGACATGGTGATCCTGACGACCCCGCCGCAGTTTCGTCCGATGATGCTGAAAGAAGCCATCGAGGCCGGCAAGCACGTCTTCATGGAGAAGCCCGTCGCGGTCGACCCCGTTGGCGTTCGCTCGGTGATCGCCTCGTCGGAACTGGCCGATCAGAAGGGCCTGACCATCGTGGCCGGCACGCAGATGCGACGCATCTCGCACCTCGTCGAGGCCATGAAGCGGATTCGCGACGGCGCGCTGGGAACGATCCAGAGCGGCCAGTGCTTCCGTCTCGGCGGGGCCATGCGGGGCTGGGGCCCCCAGCAGCGCGACCCAAGTTGGTCGGAGATGGAATGGCAACTGCGCCGGTGGTTGTTCATGACCTGGCTGAGCGGCGACTTCATCGTCGAGATGCACGTCCACGATCTCGACCTCATCAACTGGGCCTTGGACGGGTCTCCGGTCCAGTGCGTTGCTCTGGGGGGCCGACAGCAGCGGGTCGAGCCCGAATACGGCGATTCCTACGACCATTTCGCGGTGGAATACGACTACGCCAACGGGGTGAGCGTTTCGTATAAGGGCGCCCAGCAGGACGGCATCGCCAACCCGCACTACGGGCACATCGTCGGGACCAAAGGCTCGGCACGGCTGGACTTCGGGCGAGCCGTGTTCGAAGGCGACTACACGGCCGAGATCGCCTGGGACCGCCACGATCCCTGTCTGACCCAGCACGCCGACCAGATTGCCGCCATTCGCGAGGGCAAGCGCCTCAACGAGGGCCGGCAGATCGCCGAAAGCACCTTGACGGCGATTATGGGCCGGATGAGCGCCTATACGGGTCGGGCGATGACGTGGAAATGGGCGATGAACGGCTCGAAGCTGGACCTGACCCCCCCGGCGTACGAGTTTGGCGATCTGCCGACGCCGGAAGTGGCCATTCCGGGCAAGACCCGGCTGATCTGA
- a CDS encoding nuclear transport factor 2 family protein, with the protein MDNTVEMQIVEAEERLRAAMLDSDVGTLDELLAPELIFTNHLGGVIGKEDDLAAHRSATVEVHELTPSEREIRVYDDVAIVSVRVHLSGRYAGVASEGDFRFTRVWALSPDRVWQVVAGHSGLVA; encoded by the coding sequence ATGGACAATACAGTCGAAATGCAGATCGTCGAGGCGGAGGAACGGCTTCGTGCGGCTATGCTGGACTCGGATGTCGGCACGCTGGATGAGCTTCTGGCTCCCGAGCTCATCTTTACGAACCACCTCGGAGGCGTGATCGGAAAGGAAGACGATCTCGCGGCGCACCGGTCGGCCACGGTGGAAGTGCACGAGTTGACGCCTTCCGAGCGGGAGATCCGAGTTTACGACGATGTCGCGATCGTTTCGGTGCGAGTGCATCTGTCGGGCCGTTACGCCGGGGTCGCATCGGAAGGTGATTTTCGGTTCACCCGCGTGTGGGCCCTCTCGCCCGACCGAGTCTGGCAGGTTGTCGCCGGCCATTCGGGTCTGGTCGCATAG
- a CDS encoding CPBP family intramembrane glutamic endopeptidase, translating into MPWEEVMGESEHQAEPLHELNNPHAVEGGSAPDASSPAGPDGGDTPEPELYAGNRPLSLLFNTRTPVWRYILRAGLLSLVPSLLVSFLIAGVGLGNEETMPQFDRAAGPVVLFVMVVVVSPVVETLVLGFGLWLLAFLTRKLLWQALGSSVIWAILHSLAAPAWGLVVLWPFFVFSCAYLAWRRRSLWHAMGVACGVHVFQNLLPGILIATM; encoded by the coding sequence ATGCCATGGGAAGAAGTCATGGGTGAATCGGAGCACCAAGCGGAGCCTCTCCATGAGTTGAACAATCCTCATGCTGTCGAGGGCGGCAGCGCCCCCGATGCATCGTCCCCGGCAGGACCGGATGGCGGCGACACCCCCGAGCCGGAGTTGTATGCAGGCAATCGTCCGCTGTCGTTGCTGTTCAATACTCGGACCCCCGTGTGGCGGTACATCCTTCGCGCGGGCCTGCTCAGTCTTGTGCCCAGCCTGTTGGTTTCCTTCCTCATAGCCGGCGTTGGACTGGGCAATGAGGAGACGATGCCGCAGTTCGATCGGGCAGCCGGGCCGGTCGTTTTGTTCGTGATGGTCGTCGTTGTTTCGCCCGTGGTCGAGACGCTGGTCTTGGGATTCGGCCTGTGGTTGCTGGCCTTTCTGACGCGGAAGCTGCTGTGGCAGGCGCTGGGTTCCTCTGTGATCTGGGCAATATTACACTCCCTGGCGGCTCCGGCGTGGGGCCTGGTGGTCCTGTGGCCGTTCTTCGTCTTCTCCTGCGCCTATCTGGCCTGGCGCCGCCGATCGCTGTGGCACGCCATGGGCGTCGCCTGCGGGGTCCACGTGTTCCAGAACCTCCTGCCCGGCATCCTCATTGCCACCATGTAA
- a CDS encoding glutaminyl-peptide cyclotransferase: MSNPNAMQERWGAPERARVNAWVDSDVRWNTGRRLAASLLLWASLLFPAGRAPAATPQAADPNAVTAESEPEPAEPPVAYYGYKVVRTYPHDTRNFTQGLIYEEGFLYEGTGLYKQSALIKRDLEDNRIVKRLRLPDQYFGEGITILGDKIIQLTWKSQVAFVYDKTTFRELDRFTYRGRGWGLTTDGTRLILSDGTAMLRFFDPNTYAETGQLRVHYNGRPLRQINELEYIDGKVYANILPTDYIAILCPETGRVTGWIDLTGLYIPPPHSPSDIVLNGIAYRPETGRLLVTGKCWPRVYEIELVARTANP, encoded by the coding sequence ATGTCAAATCCAAACGCGATGCAAGAGCGATGGGGCGCGCCCGAGCGTGCCCGGGTCAATGCGTGGGTGGATTCCGATGTACGTTGGAACACCGGCCGCCGACTGGCTGCCTCGCTTCTGCTCTGGGCGAGCCTGTTGTTTCCGGCCGGACGCGCCCCGGCGGCGACACCGCAGGCCGCCGATCCAAACGCTGTGACAGCCGAGAGCGAGCCGGAGCCGGCCGAGCCCCCGGTGGCCTATTACGGCTACAAGGTCGTCAGGACCTATCCGCACGACACACGCAACTTCACACAGGGCCTTATCTACGAAGAGGGCTTCCTCTACGAGGGGACCGGCCTCTACAAGCAATCGGCCCTGATCAAACGCGACCTGGAGGACAACCGCATCGTCAAGAGGCTTCGCCTGCCCGACCAGTACTTCGGCGAAGGAATCACGATCCTCGGCGACAAGATCATTCAGTTGACGTGGAAGTCGCAGGTTGCGTTCGTCTACGACAAGACGACGTTCCGCGAGTTGGATCGGTTCACCTACCGCGGCCGGGGCTGGGGGCTGACCACCGATGGCACGCGCCTGATCCTCAGCGACGGGACGGCAATGCTGCGGTTCTTCGACCCCAACACCTATGCGGAAACCGGTCAGCTCCGCGTCCACTACAACGGACGGCCCCTGCGGCAGATCAACGAACTCGAATACATCGACGGGAAGGTCTACGCCAATATCCTGCCGACCGACTACATCGCGATCCTCTGCCCCGAAACCGGGCGCGTCACCGGCTGGATCGACCTGACCGGCCTCTATATCCCCCCGCCGCACAGCCCTTCCGACATCGTCCTCAACGGCATCGCCTACAGGCCTGAAACCGGGCGATTGCTGGTCACCGGCAAGTGCTGGCCCAGGGTCTACGAGATCGAGCTGGTCGCCCGCACCGCGAACCCATGA
- the lexA gene encoding transcriptional repressor LexA yields MQTPDSEPIDGLTPRQVEVLRRIGCFCDNQRYSPTIAELASQMRISRSTVFEHLGELQRKGLLSTSPGRARSLRLTSSGRDLLDRLDAPAPGENGDRTFGVPLLGQVAAGLPREAVENTESISLESCFGLGADLFALEVSGDSMIEENIEPGDYVICRRTNVADNGDLVVALVDDGEATLKRFYRESHCIRLQPANANYAPIHTNNCHIEGIVVGLVRRL; encoded by the coding sequence ATGCAGACGCCAGACTCAGAACCCATCGACGGGCTGACACCCCGCCAGGTCGAAGTGCTCCGACGCATCGGCTGTTTCTGCGACAATCAACGCTATTCCCCGACGATCGCCGAGCTGGCGTCACAGATGCGCATCAGCCGAAGCACCGTGTTCGAACACCTCGGCGAGCTGCAAAGAAAAGGACTGCTCTCGACCTCGCCGGGCAGGGCACGCTCTTTGAGATTGACTTCCAGCGGGCGCGACCTGCTTGACCGGCTCGATGCGCCCGCGCCGGGCGAGAACGGCGATCGGACCTTCGGCGTGCCCTTGCTGGGACAGGTCGCCGCCGGTCTGCCGCGCGAGGCGGTCGAGAACACCGAGTCGATCTCGCTCGAATCCTGCTTCGGACTCGGGGCCGACCTGTTCGCCCTGGAGGTCTCCGGCGACAGCATGATCGAGGAGAACATCGAGCCGGGCGACTACGTCATCTGCCGGCGCACGAACGTGGCCGACAACGGCGACCTCGTCGTGGCCCTGGTCGACGACGGCGAAGCGACCCTGAAGCGCTTCTACCGAGAGAGCCACTGCATTCGTCTTCAGCCGGCCAACGCGAACTACGCGCCGATCCACACGAACAACTGCCACATCGAAGGCATCGTCGTCGGCCTGGTCCGACGACTGTGA
- a CDS encoding 3-keto-disaccharide hydrolase codes for MGRRVKTGPVVFLFCIALTAGSCAPMRLCCQPQGVDLLATGIVGWQQIGGAQGDWRLENGVLSGRVSSSDARAGARWMATVEQYDDFELSLEFRIAPGADSGVFVRAPLRGDPTYAGMEIQILDDSTRDWGQLRPNQVCGSIYGVQAPSERMGGKAGQWQELVIRCRGSRIAVALNGRKVVDADTTFYPYLYETHPGLTRQRGYIGLQHHSGVEFRNITIEPLGT; via the coding sequence ATGGGTCGTAGAGTCAAGACAGGGCCGGTTGTTTTCCTGTTCTGCATCGCGTTGACGGCTGGTTCATGTGCGCCCATGCGGCTTTGCTGTCAGCCGCAGGGGGTCGATCTGCTGGCGACCGGAATTGTGGGCTGGCAGCAGATTGGCGGCGCGCAAGGCGACTGGCGGCTTGAGAACGGCGTGCTCTCCGGGCGGGTGTCCTCCTCCGATGCGCGGGCCGGCGCCCGCTGGATGGCCACGGTGGAGCAGTACGACGATTTCGAGCTTTCGCTGGAGTTTCGCATCGCGCCGGGGGCCGACAGCGGCGTCTTCGTTCGAGCCCCGTTGCGAGGCGATCCGACGTATGCGGGAATGGAAATCCAGATCCTCGACGATTCGACCCGCGATTGGGGGCAGCTTCGCCCGAACCAGGTCTGCGGCAGTATCTATGGCGTGCAGGCGCCGTCCGAGCGGATGGGGGGCAAGGCCGGCCAGTGGCAGGAGCTGGTGATCCGCTGCCGCGGCAGCCGGATTGCGGTGGCCCTGAACGGCAGGAAGGTGGTCGATGCCGACACCACGTTCTATCCGTATCTGTACGAGACCCATCCGGGGCTGACCCGGCAAAGGGGTTATATCGGCTTGCAGCATCACAGTGGGGTCGAATTCCGCAATATCACGATCGAGCCACTCGGTACGTAG
- a CDS encoding Gfo/Idh/MocA family oxidoreductase — protein sequence MSQTANTNPLSRRDFIKASAASVAGLGLASRAYAAGSDTIRVGLIGCGGQGTRDLISCVRSSPGVEIVAMGDLFKDHLQQSLAKLKEEVPTAVKVQPDKQFVGFDAHRRVVQCDLDMVLLTAPPHWRAEHFQAAVEAGKHVFMEKPGGVDPVGIRSVIATAEVARQKRLSVVAGTQRRHSKKYRETIRRIHDGQIGEIVAAQVYWNGGDMLGYWQWWDKGNLSDMEWQCRSWPWFTWTSGDHIVEQHVHNLDVVNWALDAHPEQCMGMGGREVRDLGNIYDHFAVEYEYAKGVRVASQCRQINGTTSRIAERIVGTKGYADVDRGVIAGEKPFTYEGPDPDHYVQEMANLIQSIRDGSPINEGKQVAESTMNAIMGRMSAYSGRALKWDWAMKASKLDLRPPKYDWIDLPVRPVAIPGKTPLV from the coding sequence ATGAGCCAGACAGCAAACACCAATCCTCTCTCCCGCCGTGACTTCATCAAGGCTTCCGCCGCATCCGTGGCGGGTCTGGGCCTGGCGAGCCGGGCCTATGCGGCCGGGTCCGACACCATTCGCGTCGGCCTGATCGGCTGCGGGGGCCAGGGAACGCGGGATCTGATCAGTTGCGTTCGCAGCTCGCCGGGCGTGGAAATCGTCGCGATGGGCGACCTGTTCAAAGACCATCTGCAACAGTCGTTGGCGAAGCTCAAGGAGGAGGTGCCGACGGCGGTGAAGGTCCAGCCCGACAAGCAGTTCGTCGGTTTCGACGCGCACCGGCGCGTCGTGCAGTGCGACCTGGACATGGTGCTCCTGACGGCGCCGCCGCATTGGCGGGCCGAGCACTTCCAGGCGGCCGTCGAGGCGGGCAAGCACGTGTTCATGGAGAAGCCGGGCGGCGTGGACCCCGTGGGCATCCGATCGGTCATCGCCACGGCCGAGGTGGCGCGGCAGAAGCGGCTCAGCGTGGTGGCCGGCACGCAGCGGCGGCACAGCAAGAAGTACCGCGAGACCATTCGTCGCATCCACGACGGGCAGATCGGTGAGATCGTTGCGGCCCAGGTCTACTGGAACGGCGGGGACATGCTCGGATACTGGCAGTGGTGGGACAAAGGCAATCTGTCGGATATGGAGTGGCAGTGCCGCAGTTGGCCGTGGTTCACCTGGACCAGTGGCGATCACATCGTCGAGCAGCACGTGCACAACCTCGATGTGGTCAACTGGGCGCTCGACGCCCATCCGGAGCAGTGCATGGGCATGGGCGGCCGGGAGGTGCGCGACCTGGGCAACATCTACGACCATTTCGCGGTCGAGTACGAGTACGCCAAGGGGGTTCGGGTGGCCAGTCAGTGCCGCCAGATCAACGGCACGACCAGCCGCATCGCCGAACGCATCGTGGGCACGAAAGGCTACGCCGACGTCGACCGCGGCGTGATCGCCGGCGAGAAGCCCTTCACGTACGAGGGCCCCGATCCCGACCACTACGTCCAGGAGATGGCCAATCTGATCCAGAGCATTCGCGACGGTTCGCCGATCAACGAAGGCAAGCAGGTGGCCGAGAGCACGATGAATGCGATCATGGGCCGCATGAGCGCCTACAGCGGCCGGGCCCTGAAGTGGGACTGGGCGATGAAGGCCTCGAAGCTGGACCTGCGGCCGCCGAAATACGATTGGATCGATCTGCCGGTGCGGCCGGTGGCGATTCCGGGCAAGACCCCGCTGGTGTAG
- a CDS encoding 3-keto-disaccharide hydrolase encodes MTRSSNNWLVVGAVLSIALATGQAVTAQTADPTVPKEKIILWNGVDFTGWKLFLPDPSADVTKTWSIDKGVLRCEGKPAGYMRTETSYADYHLHVEWRWPEKPGNNGVLVHMSGEDKVWPKSLECQLQAGSAGDFWVIGGVETAQHARGGDRVRGRRTIKLRDSSEKEPGQWNAYDIICKDDWVVVLVNGVLQNVATECSERNGKICLQSEGAVIEYRNLWIAPVE; translated from the coding sequence ATGACACGTTCATCGAACAATTGGCTGGTTGTCGGCGCGGTGCTGTCGATCGCCCTGGCGACGGGACAGGCCGTGACGGCCCAAACGGCCGACCCAACCGTGCCGAAAGAGAAGATTATCCTTTGGAACGGGGTGGATTTCACAGGCTGGAAGCTGTTCCTGCCCGACCCATCAGCCGACGTGACCAAGACGTGGTCCATTGACAAGGGTGTGCTGCGTTGCGAAGGCAAGCCGGCAGGCTACATGCGGACGGAAACATCGTACGCTGATTATCACCTGCACGTCGAGTGGCGCTGGCCCGAGAAGCCGGGCAACAACGGCGTCCTCGTCCACATGAGTGGCGAAGACAAGGTCTGGCCCAAGAGCCTCGAATGCCAGCTTCAGGCGGGCAGCGCCGGCGATTTCTGGGTGATCGGGGGCGTCGAAACCGCCCAGCACGCCAGAGGCGGCGATCGTGTCCGGGGCCGGCGCACCATCAAGCTGCGCGACAGCAGCGAGAAGGAGCCGGGTCAGTGGAACGCCTACGACATCATCTGTAAGGACGACTGGGTGGTCGTGCTGGTCAACGGCGTGCTTCAGAACGTGGCGACCGAGTGTTCCGAACGCAACGGCAAGATTTGCCTCCAGAGCGAAGGCGCGGTCATCGAGTACCGCAACCTCTGGATCGCACCGGTGGAATAG
- a CDS encoding beta-N-acetylhexosaminidase, which produces MRRIATMLVAVVVLVLGAATCLASGTDGDRIDVIPRPVSVERLEGAFRITPSTCLVAQGPAAVEAKKLAASLAPAMGFSLELRASLPPGEKAIEMHLDEGLSPLGVEGYELRVAPERIAIVAAQPAGLFYGIQTLRQLLPAVAFRTTKVDDVAWDVPCVKITDRPRFAWRGLLLDPARHFIAKGDLLRFIDVMALHKFNRLQVHLTDNEGWRIEIKKYPRLTEIGSKMDWNLRHRDGAGPRCFGFYTQDDIRQIVRYAADRHVTVVPEIEMPFHTGAAIVAHPELGIAPGRLALQPPEQRWRETSGLIAPRPETVAFFQDVLTEVMELFPSKHIHIGGDEANINLWTNDPEMQVQMTQLQLKDAHELHSWFIKQMDAFLSRHGRRLVGWDEILQGGLAPGATVMSWRGEQGGIAAANAGHDVVMAPTTHTYLDYYQGPPESEPLAIGGNLPLAKVYSYDPIPEAIAPDKAHHVLGVQAQLWGEYIATPEHLNYMAYPRAAALAEVGWFAKEAKDYEQFVGRLRHHIARLKALGVDFRPLD; this is translated from the coding sequence ATGCGGCGAATCGCAACGATGCTCGTGGCGGTTGTGGTCCTGGTTCTGGGGGCAGCGACCTGTCTCGCAAGCGGGACGGATGGTGACCGGATCGACGTGATTCCGCGACCGGTTTCCGTCGAGCGGCTGGAAGGGGCCTTTCGCATCACGCCATCGACCTGTCTTGTGGCCCAGGGCCCGGCGGCGGTCGAGGCGAAGAAGCTGGCGGCGTCGCTGGCGCCGGCGATGGGCTTTTCGCTGGAGTTGAGGGCCTCGTTGCCGCCGGGTGAGAAGGCGATCGAGATGCACTTGGACGAGGGACTCTCGCCGCTTGGGGTCGAAGGATACGAGTTGCGTGTGGCGCCTGAGCGGATCGCGATCGTGGCGGCGCAGCCGGCGGGGCTGTTCTATGGCATCCAGACGCTGCGGCAGCTTCTGCCTGCGGTGGCGTTCCGTACGACGAAGGTTGATGATGTCGCATGGGATGTGCCCTGCGTGAAGATCACCGACCGCCCGCGTTTTGCGTGGCGTGGCCTGCTGCTCGATCCGGCCCGGCACTTCATCGCCAAGGGCGATCTGCTGCGTTTCATCGACGTGATGGCGCTGCACAAGTTCAACCGCCTGCAGGTCCATCTGACGGACAACGAGGGCTGGCGGATCGAGATCAAGAAATACCCAAGGTTGACCGAGATCGGTTCGAAGATGGACTGGAACCTTCGCCACCGCGACGGGGCCGGCCCGCGGTGTTTCGGTTTCTACACGCAGGACGACATACGTCAGATCGTTCGGTACGCTGCGGATCGCCACGTCACGGTCGTGCCGGAGATTGAGATGCCGTTCCACACGGGGGCGGCGATCGTGGCCCACCCGGAGTTGGGCATTGCCCCGGGTCGTCTGGCTCTGCAGCCACCTGAGCAGCGGTGGCGCGAGACCAGCGGCCTGATCGCGCCCCGCCCGGAGACGGTCGCCTTCTTCCAGGACGTGCTGACGGAGGTCATGGAGCTGTTTCCAAGCAAGCACATCCACATCGGCGGCGATGAGGCCAACATCAACCTCTGGACCAACGACCCGGAGATGCAGGTGCAGATGACGCAATTGCAGCTCAAGGACGCCCATGAGTTGCACAGTTGGTTCATCAAGCAGATGGACGCGTTTCTGTCGCGTCACGGTCGGCGGCTGGTGGGCTGGGATGAGATCCTACAGGGTGGTCTGGCCCCCGGCGCCACGGTCATGAGCTGGCGGGGCGAGCAGGGCGGCATCGCGGCCGCCAACGCCGGCCACGACGTCGTGATGGCGCCGACGACGCATACGTATCTCGACTACTATCAGGGTCCGCCGGAGAGCGAGCCTCTGGCGATCGGCGGGAACCTGCCCCTGGCCAAGGTCTATTCCTACGACCCGATCCCCGAAGCCATCGCACCCGACAAGGCCCATCACGTCCTCGGCGTGCAGGCGCAGTTGTGGGGCGAGTACATCGCGACGCCCGAGCATTTGAATTACATGGCCTATCCGCGTGCGGCGGCGCTGGCGGAGGTCGGCTGGTTCGCGAAAGAGGCGAAGGACTACGAGCAGTTCGTCGGCCGGTTGCGACATCATATCGCGCGTCTGAAGGCCCTCGGCGTCGACTTCCGTCCGCTCGACTGA